A single region of the Solwaraspora sp. WMMD406 genome encodes:
- a CDS encoding FtsK/SpoIIIE domain-containing protein, translated as MSFGTALRRAITAHRQAITHLGAARRAIADAAPPPPPDLTDVTSRLRRVGEALTTGATGSVQDPAAGPAPVRLGMARPAALTAAAAPTAPATPTAPAVDFPALVPLGAGAHLAIDADARQPRVAALLRSLVVRLLAAAPPGTVRVIALDTSSMGATFLPLRPLVEAAALGAPASTDAETKTLLDDADQHVRTAQGRTGGDHSGGVGGGAAGTELLVVVAGALPDNRADLMRLAALTHAGAAARVCVIVAGYPPAGTGVQPPALGATTQVTVDGNRGWIGDPPGQPFSSDGTGLAVPVALDGDPPARVVEALAERLGDLHRRGSALDFADLLPPRIWTETSVDGLHTVVGRAGREPAILAFDDVTPHWLVGGRTGSGKTVFLLDLLYGLAARYSPDELALYLLDFKEGVSFTEFVPTGRDPSWIPHARAVGIESDREYGVAVLRELRRELNRRAAAMKRHGVTKLADLPRDGTPTPRTVAVIDEFHVLFEGNDSVAREAAALLEELARKGRSYGVHLVLASQSMSGIEALYGKTDSIFGQFPLRVALPGGNGVLDPLNHTAGGLPIGQAIVNPSAGIAGANTIIRFPDAHGGARRIGALRHELWQSRAAGSRPPAIFKGYEAAHLRDDPTFRSLAPGGRRPLALVGRQVDVDLSSAVFALDATPGRHLAVVGTTGHAADVLHAATVSLAKQEVPGQARFLFAPLVASADEVAEEAADELHALGHAITRLTAVELREELRRLAKPDTAAPEPAGSAGQVPPAAGSISQVPPAAGRTYLVVFGMDAAAGVLGAKDEMYKSGLDDLQVVLRQGPGHGVHLLGWWRGLRRLADDLGGSHNRDDLACLVAMNVPGGELGSYLGTHELAYRPRPNRALLIDRHDQRTRLIVPFALPGRELDEEG; from the coding sequence ATGAGTTTCGGCACCGCGTTGCGCCGCGCGATCACCGCACACCGGCAGGCGATCACCCACCTCGGCGCGGCCCGCCGAGCCATCGCCGACGCGGCACCGCCCCCGCCGCCCGACCTCACCGACGTCACCAGCCGGCTCCGTCGGGTCGGCGAAGCGTTGACCACCGGTGCCACCGGCTCCGTACAGGACCCGGCCGCCGGCCCGGCCCCGGTCCGACTCGGCATGGCCCGGCCCGCCGCGCTGACCGCAGCGGCCGCGCCGACCGCCCCGGCCACGCCGACCGCCCCGGCCGTTGACTTTCCCGCCCTGGTGCCGCTCGGCGCCGGCGCGCACCTGGCCATCGACGCCGACGCCCGCCAACCCAGGGTCGCCGCGCTGCTGCGCAGCCTGGTGGTCCGGCTGCTCGCCGCCGCTCCACCCGGGACGGTCCGGGTCATCGCCCTGGACACCAGCTCGATGGGCGCCACCTTCCTGCCGCTGCGCCCACTGGTCGAAGCCGCCGCGCTGGGCGCCCCGGCCAGCACCGACGCCGAAACGAAGACCCTGCTCGACGACGCCGACCAGCACGTCCGTACCGCTCAGGGCCGCACCGGCGGCGACCACAGCGGCGGAGTCGGCGGCGGGGCCGCCGGCACCGAACTGCTGGTCGTGGTGGCGGGCGCGCTACCCGACAACCGCGCCGACCTGATGCGCCTCGCCGCGCTCACCCACGCCGGGGCCGCCGCCCGGGTCTGCGTCATCGTCGCCGGCTACCCGCCCGCCGGGACCGGCGTGCAGCCGCCCGCACTCGGCGCCACCACCCAGGTCACGGTGGACGGCAACCGGGGCTGGATCGGCGACCCGCCCGGACAACCGTTCAGCTCCGACGGCACCGGTCTGGCCGTACCGGTGGCATTGGACGGTGACCCACCGGCGCGGGTCGTGGAAGCCCTCGCCGAACGCCTCGGTGACCTGCACCGGCGTGGCTCCGCGCTGGACTTCGCCGACCTGCTGCCGCCCCGGATCTGGACCGAGACGTCCGTCGACGGCCTGCACACCGTCGTCGGCCGCGCCGGACGCGAACCGGCGATCCTCGCCTTCGACGACGTCACCCCGCACTGGCTGGTCGGCGGCCGGACCGGCTCCGGCAAGACCGTCTTCCTCCTCGACCTGCTCTACGGCCTGGCGGCCCGCTACTCACCCGACGAACTGGCCCTCTACCTGCTCGACTTCAAGGAAGGGGTCAGCTTCACCGAGTTCGTGCCGACCGGCCGGGACCCGTCGTGGATCCCGCACGCCCGCGCCGTCGGCATCGAATCCGACCGCGAGTACGGCGTCGCCGTCCTGCGGGAACTGCGCCGCGAACTGAACCGGCGGGCGGCGGCGATGAAACGCCACGGCGTGACCAAGCTGGCCGACCTGCCCCGCGACGGCACCCCGACACCGCGTACCGTCGCCGTGATCGACGAGTTCCACGTCCTGTTCGAAGGCAACGACTCGGTCGCCCGCGAAGCCGCCGCCCTGCTGGAGGAGCTGGCCCGCAAAGGCCGCTCGTACGGCGTGCACCTGGTGTTGGCCAGCCAGAGCATGTCCGGCATCGAAGCGTTGTACGGCAAGACCGACTCGATCTTCGGCCAGTTCCCGCTGCGGGTGGCGCTGCCCGGCGGCAACGGGGTCCTCGACCCGCTCAACCACACCGCCGGTGGGCTGCCGATCGGGCAGGCGATCGTCAACCCTTCGGCCGGTATCGCCGGTGCCAACACGATTATCCGGTTCCCGGACGCGCACGGCGGCGCGCGGCGGATCGGCGCGCTGCGCCACGAGCTGTGGCAGTCGCGGGCCGCCGGTTCCCGCCCGCCGGCGATCTTCAAAGGCTACGAGGCGGCGCACCTGCGCGACGATCCGACGTTCCGGTCCCTCGCGCCGGGCGGACGGCGTCCGCTCGCCCTGGTCGGCCGGCAGGTCGACGTGGATCTCAGTTCGGCGGTGTTCGCGCTGGACGCCACCCCGGGCCGGCATCTGGCGGTGGTCGGCACCACCGGGCACGCCGCCGACGTGCTGCACGCCGCCACGGTCAGCCTGGCCAAGCAGGAGGTGCCCGGCCAGGCCCGGTTCCTGTTCGCGCCGCTGGTGGCGTCGGCCGACGAGGTCGCCGAGGAGGCCGCCGACGAGCTGCACGCCCTCGGGCACGCGATCACCCGGCTGACCGCCGTCGAGCTGCGCGAGGAACTGCGCCGGCTGGCCAAGCCGGACACGGCTGCGCCGGAGCCGGCCGGGAGCGCCGGTCAGGTGCCGCCTGCCGCCGGCAGTATCAGTCAGGTGCCGCCTGCCGCCGGCCGTACGTACCTGGTCGTGTTCGGGATGGACGCCGCCGCCGGGGTGCTCGGCGCGAAGGACGAGATGTACAAGTCGGGGCTGGACGACCTGCAGGTGGTGCTGCGGCAAGGACCCGGCCACGGCGTACACCTGCTGGGGTGGTGGCGGGGGTTGCGCCGGCTCGCCGACGACCTGGGCGGCTCACACAACCGCGACGACCTGGCCTGCCTGGTGGCGATGAACGTGCCCGGCGGTGAACTCGGCTCCTACCTGGGCACCCACGAGTTGGCGTACCGGCCGCGACCCAACCGGGCGCTGCTGATCGACCGGCACGACCAGCGGACCCGGCTGATCGTGCCGTTCGCGTTGCCCGGCCGCGAACTGGACGAGGAAGGCTGA
- a CDS encoding Uma2 family endonuclease codes for MTESRLAYRWSQSEFLRASKAGAFDHRVELVDGAIWPVAVGSWHGDTVGRLLATLPRDGVRVTTATLPTGESLPDPDCWVRRIDASPIGTVGSRLSVWAAADVLLVVEVADETMIQDLNVKTRLYGQAGYPVYWVVTQRAVYEHTGPIRPGYRTRVEYLHGERIPVPYADAGLAVDELIAPRS; via the coding sequence ATGACCGAGTCGAGGCTCGCCTATCGATGGAGCCAGAGCGAGTTTCTGCGCGCATCGAAAGCGGGGGCGTTCGACCATCGGGTGGAGCTGGTCGACGGGGCGATCTGGCCGGTAGCGGTCGGTTCCTGGCATGGTGACACGGTCGGCCGGCTGCTGGCGACGCTGCCGCGAGACGGGGTACGGGTGACGACCGCGACCCTGCCGACCGGCGAATCGCTGCCTGACCCGGACTGCTGGGTGCGTCGGATCGACGCGAGTCCGATCGGGACGGTCGGCTCGCGGCTGTCGGTCTGGGCCGCCGCCGATGTGCTGCTGGTGGTCGAGGTCGCCGACGAGACGATGATCCAGGATCTGAACGTCAAGACCAGGCTGTACGGCCAAGCGGGTTACCCGGTGTACTGGGTGGTGACCCAGCGGGCGGTCTACGAGCACACCGGACCCATCCGGCCCGGTTACCGGACGCGGGTGGAATACCTCCACGGGGAGCGCATCCCGGTGCCGTACGCCGATGCGGGCCTCGCTGTCGACGAGCTGATCGCCCCGCGTTCCTGA
- a CDS encoding multidrug efflux SMR transporter encodes MAYVFLAAAITAEVIGTSLLKSTHGFTRLWPTLALVAAYVTAFACLAQAVKTVPVGVAYALWAGLGTAAIAAIGAAFLGEPLTVPKVTGIGLVIAGVVVLNLGGAH; translated from the coding sequence ATGGCCTACGTGTTCCTCGCCGCCGCGATCACCGCCGAGGTGATCGGGACGAGCCTGCTCAAGTCGACCCACGGGTTCACTCGGCTGTGGCCGACGCTGGCCCTGGTCGCGGCGTACGTCACCGCGTTCGCCTGTCTCGCCCAGGCGGTGAAGACCGTCCCGGTCGGTGTCGCCTACGCGTTGTGGGCCGGCCTCGGTACGGCGGCGATCGCGGCGATTGGCGCGGCGTTCCTGGGGGAGCCGTTGACGGTGCCGAAGGTGACCGGGATCGGGCTGGTCATCGCCGGTGTGGTGGTGCTCAACCTGGGTGGTGCGCATTGA
- a CDS encoding TetR family transcriptional regulator, with translation MTADPDRSAHTSAPASAPAGPHPGPAPHADQRGAARRPVRPRDPEGRRQALAAATLEVVAEVGIGRTTHRAVAARAGVPLGATTYYFPTLTDLIVAGLRQAQSDVDAELDRWAGRLGDGTDLPALPARLARLIGEYLADRGRALTELELYLAAARSPELRPLARAWRDRLCRILSPVTGDRAAYAVAVFVDGVLLQHFAIGEPVDAAAVESAIAALLRTESPAGRPG, from the coding sequence TTGACCGCCGACCCGGACCGCAGCGCACACACCAGCGCACCCGCCAGCGCACCCGCCGGCCCGCACCCCGGGCCGGCCCCGCACGCCGACCAGCGCGGCGCGGCGCGTCGGCCGGTTCGGCCTCGGGATCCGGAGGGCCGGCGTCAGGCGTTGGCGGCGGCGACGCTGGAAGTGGTCGCCGAGGTCGGCATCGGCCGGACGACGCATCGGGCGGTCGCCGCCCGCGCCGGTGTCCCACTGGGGGCGACCACCTACTACTTCCCGACATTGACGGATCTGATCGTGGCGGGGCTGCGGCAGGCGCAGTCGGATGTCGACGCCGAGTTGGACCGTTGGGCCGGGCGGCTCGGCGACGGCACCGACCTGCCGGCCCTGCCGGCCCGGCTGGCCAGGTTGATCGGGGAGTACCTGGCCGACCGGGGCCGGGCGTTGACCGAGCTGGAGTTGTATCTGGCGGCGGCCCGCAGTCCGGAGCTGCGCCCGCTGGCCCGCGCCTGGCGGGACCGGCTCTGCCGCATCTTGTCGCCGGTCACCGGTGACCGGGCGGCGTACGCGGTCGCGGTCTTCGTCGACGGTGTCCTGCTGCAGCATTTCGCGATCGGCGAGCCGGTGGACGCCGCCGCTGTCGAGTCGGCGATCGCCGCGCTGCTCAGGACGGAATCGCCGGCCGGTCGTCCGGGGTAG
- a CDS encoding winged helix-turn-helix domain-containing protein, with amino-acid sequence MPAKPKWEKIADHLRSQIASGELAPGDKLPSTAQLCKEHDVSAIVVRQAIFKLRTEGLIEGVQGVGVFVVDPNDQQG; translated from the coding sequence ATGCCCGCCAAGCCCAAGTGGGAGAAGATCGCCGACCACCTTCGGAGCCAGATCGCCTCCGGTGAGCTGGCACCAGGCGACAAGCTTCCGTCCACCGCTCAGCTGTGCAAGGAGCACGACGTGTCAGCGATCGTCGTGCGCCAAGCCATCTTCAAGCTTCGGACCGAAGGGTTGATCGAAGGCGTACAGGGCGTCGGCGTGTTCGTCGTAGACCCAAACGACCAGCAGGGCTGA
- a CDS encoding winged helix-turn-helix domain-containing protein — MPPSAKWVGLAARIRKQIATGELSPGAKLPSTSQLCAEHNVSAIVVRNAMIALKAEGLVVGVPGVGVFVVDANEATGGS, encoded by the coding sequence ATGCCGCCGAGCGCCAAGTGGGTGGGCCTCGCCGCTCGCATCCGCAAGCAGATCGCGACCGGCGAGCTGTCGCCCGGCGCGAAGTTGCCATCCACGTCGCAGCTCTGCGCCGAGCACAACGTGTCGGCGATTGTCGTCCGCAACGCGATGATCGCGCTCAAGGCCGAAGGCCTGGTCGTCGGCGTGCCCGGTGTCGGCGTCTTCGTCGTCGACGCCAACGAGGCCACCGGTGGGTCGTAG
- a CDS encoding GntR family transcriptional regulator, with amino-acid sequence MPYAVPLWKSIRDDLRAQVKAGLLKPGDRIPTTRKLMEQHSTTSATVRRAVDSMIESGELVGRQGLGVFVIDPNEVRS; translated from the coding sequence ATGCCTTACGCCGTGCCCCTTTGGAAATCGATCCGTGACGACCTCCGTGCGCAGGTCAAAGCAGGGCTGTTGAAGCCGGGCGACCGGATTCCGACCACTCGGAAGCTGATGGAGCAACACTCGACGACCTCGGCAACCGTGCGCCGTGCCGTCGACTCGATGATCGAGTCCGGCGAACTCGTCGGCAGGCAGGGCCTCGGCGTGTTTGTCATCGACCCGAACGAGGTGCGGAGCTGA
- a CDS encoding transposase family protein, translated as MYHTTGFTTDQIRDLCVLVRAECQDLDVEPWPPVLGLYRAVVVALTYMRRNRVQAEIAEAHGVSQPTISRAVTGITPVLDRVLTEFVPTADDLSPTDQYIVDGTLLPCWSWRTHRCLYSGKHKTTGMSVQVACTLDGALAWISDPVTGNHHDSYAINDTGVLVTLNPGDWIGDKGYVGNGMITPYKKPKGGELAEWQKEYNRQVNKIRWVVEQVVANLKTWRILHTDYRRPLATFTETISCVIGLHFYRMACE; from the coding sequence ATGTATCATACCACTGGCTTCACCACGGACCAGATCCGCGACCTCTGCGTGCTGGTCCGAGCGGAATGCCAGGATCTGGATGTGGAGCCGTGGCCCCCGGTCCTTGGTCTCTACCGCGCTGTCGTCGTCGCGTTGACCTACATGCGTCGCAACCGCGTCCAAGCGGAGATCGCCGAAGCACACGGCGTCTCCCAGCCGACGATCTCGCGAGCGGTAACCGGCATCACCCCGGTCCTCGATCGCGTGCTGACGGAGTTCGTACCGACAGCCGACGACCTCAGCCCGACCGACCAGTACATCGTCGACGGCACCCTGCTTCCCTGCTGGTCATGGCGCACGCACCGCTGTCTGTACTCCGGCAAGCACAAGACCACGGGCATGAGCGTCCAGGTCGCCTGCACCCTCGACGGCGCGCTCGCCTGGATCTCCGATCCCGTCACCGGCAACCACCACGACTCGTACGCGATCAACGACACCGGGGTCCTCGTCACCCTGAATCCCGGAGACTGGATCGGTGACAAGGGCTACGTCGGCAACGGCATGATCACCCCGTACAAGAAGCCCAAAGGTGGCGAGCTCGCGGAATGGCAGAAGGAATACAACAGGCAGGTCAACAAGATCCGCTGGGTTGTGGAACAGGTCGTCGCGAACCTGAAGACATGGCGGATCCTGCACACCGACTACCGCAGACCGCTCGCGACCTTCACAGAAACGATCTCCTGTGTTATCGGGTTGCACTTCTACAGGATGGCCTGTGAATAG
- a CDS encoding 3'-5' exonuclease, with protein sequence MFTRGELTRRSGADPRALTYAVIDLETTGLHPNRGSRVCELAIVRMRGDGVVLDEYSTLINPGMRINNTEYHGITNADVTHAPTFQQAAGDMLAYLRDAIVVSHNLDYEEKFLTAEFGRLGVNLSGVPGLCSLVTARTQIDSWGYKLENVHHLITGEWLDAVHSALGDARALAVTLTKFINGAPQRLSWIGPQPVPVPALPRTGIVAPRAAGLRKGTEGWLATLTARLPRMAYPPQPRPGGLADYRALLGHALADGRIVGEEANQLAVAATNAGLTQTTARQVHEEFLADARARAEADGVVTPAELRELQRAGRELASSHLINDLEQAAAANRARANGPLKGWRILPIGDSPAVTEIIDYAVEHGAKAAVSFTKTVRLVVCDDPLADDPRLAKPAASGVDVLAPEHARKLLEDEAAKRPTGLFADQAGEQVAQRIAAERANSGRQSRPEWHGSWRKYELTDTQYHQTFVARDRSWTEPYVHQVDMAELRERQARAASATRSSGCAVVLLAGGAVAAGLAELVRQIVA encoded by the coding sequence ATGTTCACCCGTGGCGAACTTACCCGTCGAAGTGGTGCCGACCCGCGTGCCCTGACGTACGCCGTCATTGACCTGGAGACCACCGGGCTGCACCCGAACAGAGGGTCCCGCGTCTGCGAGCTGGCGATTGTGCGGATGCGGGGTGACGGCGTCGTGCTCGACGAGTACTCGACCCTGATCAACCCCGGCATGCGGATCAACAACACCGAGTACCACGGCATCACCAACGCCGACGTCACACACGCCCCGACCTTTCAACAAGCCGCCGGTGACATGTTGGCCTATCTCCGCGACGCCATCGTGGTCAGCCACAACCTGGATTACGAGGAGAAGTTCCTGACTGCCGAGTTCGGGCGGCTCGGCGTCAACCTCAGCGGTGTTCCCGGGCTGTGCTCGCTGGTCACCGCCCGTACCCAGATCGACAGCTGGGGCTACAAGCTGGAGAACGTCCATCACCTAATCACGGGGGAGTGGCTCGACGCGGTGCACTCGGCGCTCGGCGACGCAAGGGCACTTGCCGTGACCCTGACGAAGTTCATCAACGGTGCGCCGCAGCGGCTTTCCTGGATCGGGCCGCAGCCCGTACCTGTTCCGGCGCTACCCCGCACCGGCATCGTCGCGCCCAGGGCTGCCGGGCTGCGCAAGGGCACCGAAGGATGGCTGGCCACCCTCACCGCACGGCTGCCGCGTATGGCGTACCCGCCGCAGCCCCGGCCGGGCGGGCTGGCCGACTACAGGGCGTTGCTCGGCCACGCCCTTGCCGATGGTCGGATCGTCGGTGAGGAAGCCAACCAACTGGCGGTAGCGGCCACCAACGCCGGACTGACCCAGACCACCGCCCGCCAGGTGCACGAAGAGTTCCTGGCGGACGCCCGAGCCCGAGCCGAGGCCGACGGCGTGGTCACCCCGGCAGAGCTGCGGGAACTGCAGCGGGCTGGCCGGGAACTTGCGTCGTCGCACCTGATCAATGACCTGGAGCAAGCGGCAGCCGCCAACCGGGCCAGGGCAAACGGTCCACTCAAAGGCTGGCGAATTCTGCCGATCGGCGACTCGCCCGCCGTCACCGAGATAATCGACTATGCCGTGGAGCACGGTGCAAAGGCCGCCGTCAGCTTCACCAAGACGGTACGCCTGGTCGTCTGCGACGATCCGCTGGCCGACGATCCTCGGTTGGCGAAGCCGGCCGCGTCCGGTGTCGACGTCCTTGCTCCGGAGCATGCTCGCAAGCTGCTGGAAGATGAGGCTGCGAAGCGGCCGACCGGACTCTTCGCCGACCAGGCCGGCGAGCAGGTCGCCCAACGGATCGCGGCCGAACGCGCCAACTCGGGTCGACAGTCCCGACCCGAGTGGCACGGATCCTGGCGGAAGTACGAGCTGACCGACACCCAGTACCACCAGACGTTCGTTGCGCGGGATCGGAGTTGGACCGAGCCGTACGTGCATCAGGTCGACATGGCGGAGCTGCGCGAGCGGCAGGCCAGGGCCGCGTCGGCGACGCGCAGCAGCGGTTGCGCGGTGGTGCTCCTCGCCGGTGGCGCGGTTGCGGCCGGCCTCGCCGAACTCGTCCGTCAGATCGTGGCGTAG
- a CDS encoding HNH endonuclease → MKAFVGVTDGEWRSFLASRPQINEVNFWRPGGGSFKTLTPGEPFFFKSRYPHNRIVGGGFFSGFAKLRLSEAWGLFGEANGAGSLADMARDIGKYRKDPIGPGEDPVIGCIFIRDTVFFPAGRQPEPPPEFSPNLTQGKTYDLSSGTHFDYFEQLTKLLLGGEVRVDPEGTWHRPGPVFGDPRLRPQRLGQQSFKAVVLDTYSRRCAITDSKLRPALQAAHIRPVASGGEHRIDNGMLLRADVHILFDQGYLGVDPKYRLLVSRRLRDDFGNGEQFYARAGTQIAVPDQKARRPDHDLLEWHTDTVFQH, encoded by the coding sequence GTGAAGGCGTTTGTGGGGGTCACCGACGGCGAGTGGCGCAGCTTCCTCGCCTCCCGGCCGCAGATCAACGAGGTCAACTTCTGGCGGCCGGGAGGCGGCAGCTTCAAGACTCTCACCCCCGGCGAGCCGTTCTTCTTCAAGAGCCGCTACCCGCACAACCGGATCGTCGGCGGCGGCTTCTTCAGCGGCTTCGCGAAGCTGCGGCTCTCGGAAGCGTGGGGGCTGTTCGGCGAGGCCAACGGCGCGGGCTCCCTCGCCGACATGGCACGCGACATCGGCAAGTACCGCAAGGACCCGATCGGCCCCGGCGAGGACCCGGTCATCGGCTGCATCTTCATCCGCGACACGGTCTTCTTCCCCGCCGGCCGTCAGCCGGAGCCCCCGCCGGAGTTCTCGCCGAACCTCACCCAGGGCAAGACGTACGACCTGTCGTCGGGCACACACTTCGACTACTTCGAGCAGCTGACGAAACTCCTGCTCGGCGGCGAGGTCCGCGTCGATCCGGAAGGCACCTGGCACCGGCCGGGACCGGTGTTCGGCGACCCCCGGCTCCGGCCGCAGCGCCTCGGGCAGCAGTCGTTCAAGGCCGTCGTCCTCGACACCTACTCCCGGCGCTGCGCGATCACCGACAGCAAGCTGCGGCCCGCGCTGCAGGCCGCGCATATCCGCCCGGTGGCCTCCGGCGGCGAGCACCGCATCGACAACGGCATGCTGCTGCGGGCCGACGTACACATCCTCTTCGACCAGGGCTACCTGGGCGTCGACCCGAAATACCGGCTGCTGGTCAGCCGACGCCTGCGCGACGACTTCGGCAACGGCGAACAGTTCTACGCCCGCGCCGGCACCCAGATCGCCGTACCCGACCAGAAGGCCCGCCGCCCCGACCACGACCTGCTCGAATGGCACACCGACACGGTCTTCCAGCACTGA
- a CDS encoding RNA polymerase sigma-70 factor — MALTGDDVDRFEAARPRLAAIAYRLLGSASEAEDAVQETFLRWQAADVDRIDVPDAWLTKVLTNLCLNQLSSARARRETYVGQWLPEPLLAGDPMLGPADTAEQRESVSYAVLALMERLTPQERAVYVLREAFDYPHRDIAAVLGVSESASQQLLHRARRHLADGRARAEVDRAAARRVVEEFLAAATSGRVEPLVRLLTEDAVSIGDGGGHVPARALPVVGAVAVAKFLRGLFTPGEAKRALLGGSPEVYAWTANGDPAVVVVVDGRVIGVMCLQVTTDGVAAIRSQVNPDKLHRATTAWAGADHGEPLFTAF; from the coding sequence ATGGCGCTGACGGGAGACGACGTCGACCGGTTCGAGGCCGCCCGGCCACGCCTGGCGGCGATCGCCTACCGGCTACTCGGCTCCGCCAGCGAAGCCGAGGACGCCGTACAGGAGACGTTCCTACGCTGGCAGGCCGCCGACGTCGACCGGATCGACGTCCCCGACGCCTGGCTCACGAAGGTCCTCACCAACCTGTGCCTCAACCAGCTCAGCTCCGCGCGGGCCCGCCGCGAGACGTACGTCGGGCAGTGGCTGCCCGAGCCGCTGCTCGCCGGCGACCCGATGCTCGGCCCGGCCGACACCGCCGAACAGCGCGAATCCGTCTCGTACGCCGTCCTCGCCTTGATGGAACGTCTCACCCCGCAGGAGCGGGCCGTCTACGTCCTGCGGGAAGCGTTCGACTACCCGCACCGCGACATCGCCGCCGTCCTCGGCGTCTCCGAGTCCGCCAGCCAGCAGCTCCTGCACCGGGCCCGGCGGCACCTCGCCGATGGCCGGGCCCGCGCGGAGGTCGACCGGGCCGCCGCCCGGCGGGTCGTCGAAGAGTTCCTGGCCGCCGCCACCAGCGGTCGCGTCGAGCCACTGGTCCGCCTGCTCACCGAGGACGCCGTCTCGATCGGCGACGGTGGCGGACACGTCCCGGCCCGCGCCCTGCCGGTCGTCGGCGCCGTCGCGGTCGCGAAGTTCCTGCGCGGCCTGTTCACCCCCGGCGAAGCCAAGCGGGCCCTGCTCGGTGGCTCACCCGAGGTCTACGCCTGGACCGCCAACGGGGACCCGGCCGTCGTGGTCGTCGTCGACGGCCGGGTCATCGGCGTCATGTGCCTGCAGGTCACCACGGACGGCGTCGCCGCGATCCGCAGCCAGGTCAACCCCGACAAGCTGCACCGGGCCACCACCGCCTGGGCGGGTGCCGACCACGGGGAACCGCTGTTCACCGCCTTCTGA
- a CDS encoding FAD-dependent oxidoreductase, whose protein sequence is MRHRVIVLGAGYAGAVAAGRLARRLDPADVAITVVNTQPDFVERVRLHQLATGQDLTARPLRKMFAGTGVEVRIATVTGVDVDARTVSVTDGSGSAAGGAGYDVLGYDTLVYALGSGWNPGDVPGVAEHADEIASRPGALRLRARLARLAAGQPVVVVGGGLTGLEAATEIAEARPDLDVALAVRDGLGDRFSPKGRAHLRAVLGRHDITGYEHTAVTGIDAEQVTTADGRTIPAAVTVWTTGFAVHPIARTTALTLADAGQIVVDDTTRSVSHPDVYAVGDAAWVIGPEGKPLRMSCASGVPTAWQAADSIAARLTGGKLPNVPIRYYNQCVSLGRRDGLIQYVTADDQAKPAVLTGRFAAGYKELVCKGAAWGVANPTLGLPTRRRHVSRLGAVA, encoded by the coding sequence ATGCGACACCGCGTCATCGTCCTGGGCGCCGGATACGCCGGAGCCGTCGCCGCCGGCCGCCTCGCCCGGCGGCTCGACCCCGCCGACGTCGCCATCACCGTCGTCAACACCCAACCCGACTTCGTCGAGCGGGTACGGCTGCACCAGCTCGCGACCGGCCAGGACCTCACGGCCCGGCCGTTACGGAAGATGTTCGCCGGCACCGGCGTCGAGGTGCGGATCGCCACCGTCACCGGTGTCGACGTCGACGCCCGGACCGTGTCCGTCACCGACGGCAGCGGCAGCGCAGCCGGCGGCGCGGGCTACGACGTGCTTGGCTACGACACGCTCGTCTACGCCCTCGGCAGCGGCTGGAATCCCGGCGACGTCCCCGGCGTCGCCGAGCACGCCGACGAGATCGCCAGCCGGCCTGGCGCGCTGCGGCTGCGGGCCCGCCTTGCCCGCCTCGCCGCCGGGCAGCCGGTCGTCGTGGTCGGCGGCGGGCTGACCGGCCTGGAAGCCGCCACCGAGATCGCCGAGGCCCGCCCGGACCTCGACGTCGCCCTCGCCGTCCGCGACGGCCTCGGCGACAGGTTCTCGCCCAAGGGTCGTGCGCACCTGCGCGCCGTCCTCGGCCGGCACGACATCACCGGGTACGAACACACCGCCGTCACCGGAATCGACGCCGAGCAGGTCACCACCGCCGACGGCCGTACCATCCCGGCGGCGGTCACCGTCTGGACCACCGGGTTCGCGGTCCACCCGATCGCCCGTACGACCGCGTTGACGCTCGCCGACGCCGGCCAGATCGTCGTTGACGACACCACGCGGTCGGTGTCGCATCCGGACGTCTACGCCGTCGGCGACGCCGCCTGGGTGATCGGCCCCGAGGGAAAACCGCTGCGGATGTCGTGCGCCTCCGGGGTGCCGACCGCGTGGCAGGCCGCCGACTCGATAGCCGCTCGGCTGACCGGCGGGAAGCTGCCGAACGTCCCGATCCGCTACTACAACCAGTGCGTCTCGCTGGGCCGCCGTGACGGACTGATCCAGTACGTCACGGCCGACGACCAGGCGAAGCCGGCGGTCCTGACCGGACGGTTCGCCGCCGGCTACAAGGAACTGGTCTGCAAGGGTGCCGCCTGGGGCGTCGCCAACCCGACACTCGGGCTACCGACCCGCCGTCGGCACGTCAGTCGCCTCGGTGCCGTCGCATAG